The following coding sequences are from one Gloeocapsa sp. DLM2.Bin57 window:
- a CDS encoding SDR family oxidoreductase — protein MRILVTGGAGFIGSHLIDCLMSEGHDVICLDNFYTGHKRNIVKWLGNPKFDLIRHDITEPIRLEVDQIYHLACPASPVHYQYNPVKTIKTNVMGTLNMLGLAKRVKARFLLASTSEVYGDPEVHPQPEEYRGNVNCIGLRSCYDEGKRVAETLAFDYHRDNKVDIRVARIFNTYGPRMLFNDGRVVSNFVVQALQENPLTVYGDGSQTRSFCYVSDLVDGLQKLMNNDYIGPVNLGNPGEYTILELAKTIQDMVNPGLDLVFKPLPQDDPRRRQPDITKAKQYLNWSPTIPLQEGLELTIKDFRERLETGN, from the coding sequence GTCATTTGTTTAGATAACTTTTATACTGGTCATAAACGTAACATTGTTAAATGGCTAGGTAATCCTAAATTTGACCTAATTAGACATGATATTACTGAGCCTATTCGCTTAGAAGTTGACCAAATCTATCATTTAGCCTGTCCGGCTTCTCCTGTACATTATCAATATAATCCAGTTAAGACGATTAAAACCAATGTGATGGGAACTCTGAATATGCTAGGGCTAGCTAAGCGTGTCAAAGCCAGATTTTTACTAGCATCCACTTCAGAAGTATATGGAGATCCTGAAGTTCATCCCCAACCCGAAGAATATCGCGGTAATGTTAACTGTATTGGCTTGAGAAGTTGTTATGACGAAGGTAAACGGGTAGCAGAAACTCTAGCTTTTGATTATCATCGTGATAATAAAGTAGATATTCGTGTAGCGCGTATTTTTAATACCTATGGTCCGAGAATGTTATTTAATGATGGACGTGTAGTAAGTAATTTTGTGGTTCAAGCTTTACAAGAAAATCCACTTACTGTCTATGGTGATGGTTCTCAAACTCGGAGTTTTTGCTATGTATCTGACTTAGTGGATGGCTTGCAAAAATTGATGAACAATGATTATATTGGACCTGTTAATTTAGGAAATCCTGGAGAATATACCATCTTAGAATTAGCTAAAACTATTCAAGATATGGTTAATCCCGGCTTAGATTTAGTGTTTAAACCCCTTCCTCAAGATGATCCTCGTCGTCGTCAACCAGATATTACTAAAGCAAAACAATACCTCAATTGGTCACCGACAATACCTTTACAAGAAGGATTAGAATTAACCATCAAGGATTTTCGAGAACGTCTAGAAACAGGTAATTAA
- a CDS encoding UDP-glucose/GDP-mannose dehydrogenase family protein, with the protein MRVCVIGTGYVGLVTGVCLAHIGHDVICVDNNEEKVKLMKSGQSPIYEPGLSELMQSSSAAGKLEFTSDLQAGVEHGEILFIAVGTPALPTGESDTRYVEAVARGIGSYLNGGYKVIVNKSTVPIGSGDWVRMIILEGMQERQKTLVTSSGSNLDSTEMIAKFDVVSNPEFLREGSAVYDTFNPDRIVLGSNSEQAIALMVELYQPIVERRFAADVNAPPVPVVITELSSAEMIKYAANAFLATKISFINEVANICDRVGADVTQVAKGIGLDSRIGSKFLQAGIGWGGSCFPKDVSALIHTAQDYGYNTEILNSAVKVNQQQRLIVIEKLQKELKILKGKTIGLLGLTFKPDTDDMRDAPALNIIAELNRLGAKVKAYDPIVSQSGLSHGLSDVIIESDAEMLADGCDALVLVTDWQEFHQLDYTKIAKVMQNLVIIDGRNFLDKGKIEAAGFNYIGIGR; encoded by the coding sequence ATGCGCGTTTGTGTGATTGGAACTGGTTATGTCGGTTTAGTAACAGGGGTTTGTTTAGCTCATATTGGACATGATGTTATTTGTGTCGATAATAATGAGGAAAAGGTTAAACTGATGAAATCAGGACAATCCCCTATTTATGAACCTGGACTCTCAGAATTAATGCAATCAAGCTCAGCTGCAGGTAAACTAGAATTTACGAGCGATTTACAAGCAGGTGTAGAGCATGGGGAAATCCTCTTTATCGCGGTGGGAACTCCAGCTTTACCTACGGGTGAAAGTGATACTCGTTATGTAGAAGCAGTAGCAAGAGGGATAGGATCTTATCTCAATGGTGGTTATAAGGTAATCGTTAATAAATCTACTGTTCCGATTGGTTCGGGTGATTGGGTGAGAATGATTATTCTAGAAGGAATGCAAGAACGTCAGAAAACCTTAGTAACTAGTAGCGGATCTAATCTAGATTCAACAGAAATGATCGCTAAGTTTGATGTGGTCAGTAATCCTGAGTTTTTACGGGAAGGATCTGCGGTTTATGATACTTTTAATCCCGATCGCATTGTCTTAGGAAGTAATAGTGAGCAAGCGATCGCTCTGATGGTTGAATTGTATCAACCTATTGTTGAGCGCAGGTTTGCAGCTGATGTAAATGCACCTCCTGTACCCGTGGTTATTACTGAGTTGAGTTCGGCAGAAATGATTAAATACGCAGCTAATGCTTTTTTAGCCACCAAAATTAGTTTTATTAATGAGGTGGCGAATATCTGCGATCGCGTTGGCGCTGATGTTACCCAAGTAGCTAAAGGTATTGGTTTAGACTCTCGCATTGGGTCAAAATTCTTACAAGCAGGTATTGGTTGGGGTGGCTCTTGTTTTCCTAAAGATGTTTCAGCCTTAATTCATACCGCCCAAGATTATGGTTACAATACAGAAATACTTAACTCTGCGGTTAAGGTCAACCAACAACAACGCCTAATAGTAATCGAGAAGTTACAAAAAGAATTAAAAATCCTTAAGGGCAAAACTATCGGTTTACTAGGTCTAACTTTTAAACCCGATACCGATGATATGCGCGATGCTCCCGCTTTAAATATTATTGCAGAACTCAACCGTTTAGGAGCAAAAGTCAAAGCCTACGATCCTATTGTCTCTCAATCAGGATTAAGTCATGGTTTATCCGATGTAATTATTGAAAGTGACGCAGAAATGCTCGCTGATGGTTGTGACGCTTTAGTTTTAGTCACAGATTGG